In the Corythoichthys intestinalis isolate RoL2023-P3 chromosome 12, ASM3026506v1, whole genome shotgun sequence genome, one interval contains:
- the LOC130926619 gene encoding zinc finger protein OZF-like: MNVIESDSGSNLVETAELNEWIGHGLHLAINVSQAHHPEHRESACIKEEEELPSIKEEEEFVNIEDVSRAHQPEHRESAWIKEEEEDSPPIKEEEEFVHIEGFRKYLGAERHEPESPGVKEDVELPQIKEEEPNPCQQKQLSIKKEEEELPCVKEEEGITKWTCEPLKSEDGPSEASKGVEPASGSSSTEGLQADIFIAPSDRNGTTSQSRSNDNGHKKSHSDDQPCKCSQCGKTFANMKTCRMHMRSHTGERPFVCSVCDQRFPRKQLLQDHKRTHTGEKPFSCSVCDKRFTKKQNLKVHTRIHTGEKPFSCSVCGQGFSCESSLKIHTRTHTGEKPFSCSICDQRFATKRNSQYHERTHTGEKPFSCSVCGQRLSSKQILQCHERSHTGEKPFSCSVCGQGFLYKSSLKIHTRIHTGEKPFLCSVCGQGYSCKSSLKIHTRTHTGEKPFPCSVCGQRFSLKPNLQSHERSHAGEKPFSCSVCGQGFRYKSSLKIHTRIHTGEKPFPCSVCGQGFRCKRYLKIHTRIHTGEKSFSC; this comes from the exons atgaacgtgattgagtcggatagcggctctaaccttgtggaaacggctgaacttaatgagtggattgggcacggactgcatctggcAATCA ATGTCAGCCAAGCTCATCATCCTGAGCACCGGGAGTCTGCGTGCatcaaggaggaggaggagttgCCATCCATCAAGGAAGAGGAAGAGTTCGTGAACATTGAAG ATGTCAGCCGAGCCCATCAACCTGAGCACCGGGAGTCTGCGTGGatcaaggaggaggaggaagactcGCCACCCATCAAGGAAGAGGAAGAGTTCGTACACATTGAAG GTTTCAGAAAGTATCTTGGTGCTGAGCGGCATGAGCCAGAATCTCCTGGCGTTAAAGAGGATGTTgagctcccccaaatcaaagaggaggagCCAAACCCCTGTCAACAGAAgcaactttcaatcaaaaaggaggaggaagagctgCCATGCGTTAAAGAGGAAGAAGGGATTACCAAGTGGACTTGTGAGCCCTTGAAGAGTGAAGATGGTCCGAGTGAGGCCAGCAAAGGGGTGGAGCCTGCAAGCGGCAGCAGCTCGACAGAAGGATTACAAGCAGACATTTTTATCGCTCCATCAGACAGAAATGGCACCACGTCACAGTCACGTTCCAATGATAATGGTCATAAGAAATCCCACAGTGACGACCAACCctgcaaatgctctcagtgtgggaaaacctttgctaATATGAAAACTTGTCGTATGCATATGAGGAGCCACACTGGTGAAAGACCTTTTGTCTGttcagtttgtgatcaaagattccCTCGAAAGCAACTCTTACAAGATCacaaaagaacccacactggcgaaaaacctttttcctgctcagtttgtgataaGAGATTCACTAAAAAGCAAAACTTGAAAGTtcacacaagaatccacactggtgaaaaacccttttcctgctctgtttgtggtcaaggattcagttgCGAGAGCTccttaaaaatacacacaagaacccacactggcgaaaaaccgttttcctgctcaatttgtgatcaaagatttgcCACAAAGCGAAACTCGCAATAtcacgaaagaacccacactggcgaaaaaccgttttcctgctcagtttgtggtcaaagattgtcTTCAAAGCAAATCTTACAATGTCACGAAAGAagtcacactggcgaaaaacctttttcctgctcagtttgtggtcaaggattccttTACAAGAGCTCCTTAAAAATccacacaagaatccacactggcgaaaaacctttcctctgctcagtttgtggtcaaggatacaGTTGCAAGAGCTCCTTAAAAatccacacaagaacccacactggcgaaaaaccttttccctgctcagtgtgtggtcaaagattctctCTAAAGCCCAACTTACAAAGTCATGAAAGAAGCCacgctggcgaaaaacctttttcctgctcagtttgtggtcaaggattccgtTACAAGAGCTccttaaaaatacacacaagaatccacactggtgaaaaaccttttccctgctcagtttgtggtcaaggattccgtTGCAAGAGGTacttaaaaatacacacaagaatccacactggcgaaaaatctTTTTCCTGCTAA